The following proteins are encoded in a genomic region of Brachypodium distachyon strain Bd21 chromosome 1, Brachypodium_distachyon_v3.0, whole genome shotgun sequence:
- the LOC100829029 gene encoding COBRA-like protein 5 translates to MGLRNSMLEVALILAVTCSVAVAYDPLDPTGNITIKWDIVSWTPDGYVAMVTMNNYQQYRQIMAPGWTLGWSWAKKEVIWSIVGAQATEQGDCSKFKGGIPHSCKHTPSIVDLLPGVPYNQQIANCCKGGVISAYGQDPAGALSAFQVSVGLAGTTNKTVKLPKNFTLMGPGLGYTCGPATVVPSTVYWSADHRRKTQSLMTWTVTCTYSQQLASRYPTCCVSFSSFYNSTIVPCAKCACGCGSRKAAARSAGRGGNSHSDGCIMGDSKRALTPGVNTPKKDGASLLQCTNHMCPIRVHWHVKLNYKDYWRAKIAVTNFNYRMNYTQWTLVAQHPNLNNVTEVFSFQYKPLLPYGNINDTGMFYGLKLYNDLLMEAGPFGNVQSEVLMRKDDNTFTFSQGWAFPRKIYFNGDECKMPPPDSYPYLPNSAPLATPRSALASACLLLLLLLLVA, encoded by the exons ATGGGGCTCCGCAACTCTATGCTGGAGGTGGCGCTGATCCTTGCGGTCACCTGCTCCGTGGCAG TGGCGTATGATCCCTTGGACCCGACGGGCAACATTACCATCAAATGGGATATTGTGTCATGGACGCCGGACGGATACGTG GCGATGGTGACGATGAACAACTACCAGCAGTACCGGCAGATCATGGCGCCGGGGTGGACGCTGGGTTGGTCGTGGGCCAAGAAGGAGGTGATCTGGTCCATCGTGGGCGCGCAGGCCACCGAGCAGGGCGACTGCTCCAAGTTCAAGGGCGGCATCCCGCACTCGTGCAAGCACACCCCTTCCATCGTGGACCTCCTCCCTGGCGTGCCCTACAACCAGCAGATCGCCAACTGCTGCAAGGGCGGCGTCATCTCCGCCTACGGTCAGGACCCGGCCGGGGCGCTGTCGGCGTTCCAGGTCTCCGTGGGCCTCGCGGGCACCACCAACAAGACGGTGAAGCTGCCCAAGAACTTCACCCTCATGGGCCCAGGCCTGGGCTACACCTGTGGGCCGGCCACCGTGGTTCCTTCCACCGTGTACTGGAGCGCCGACCACCGGCGCAAGACGCAGTCCCTGATGACATGGACGGTGACGTGCACTTACTCGCAGCAGCTGGCTTCCAGATACCCGACCTGCTgcgtctccttctcctccttctacAACAGCACCATCGTGCCGTGCGCCAAGTGCGCGTGTGGTTGCGGCAGCCGCAAAGCAGCAGCGAGATCCGCCGGGCGAGGAGGCAACAGCCACAGCGACGGGTGCATCATGGGGGATTCCAAGCGTGCTCTCACGCCCGGGGTCAACACCCCCAAGAAGGACGGGGCGTCGCTGCTGCAGTGCACAAACCACATGTGCCCCATCCGGGTGCACTGGCACGTCAAGCTCAACTACAAGGACTACTGGCGCGCCAAGATCGCCGTCACCAACTTCAACTACCGCATGAACTACACGCAGTGGACGCTCGTGGCGCAGCACCCCAACCTCAACAACGTCACCGAGGTCTTCAGCTTCCAGTACAAGCCGCTGCTCCCCTACGGGAACATCA ATGACACCGGCATGTTCTACGGGCTCAAGCTCTACAACGACCTGCTCATGGAGGCCGGGCCCTTCGGCAACGTGCAGTCGGAGGTGCTCATGCGCAAGGACGACAACACCTTCACCTTCAGCCAAGGATGGGCCTTCCCGCGCAAGATATACTTCAACGGCGATGAGTGCAAGATGCCGCCACCGGACTCCTACCCCTACCTGCCCAACTCCGCCCCGCTCGCCACGCCACGTTCCGCCCTCGCCTCCgcgtgcttgctgctgctgctcctcctcctggtggCATGA